The following are encoded in a window of Halosimplex halophilum genomic DNA:
- a CDS encoding DUF7123 family protein: MPTPARRDGSVASPSLSETQARLLSYLRDRVDGTAYLKAKYVAEELDLSSKEVGINMGILADRADDVTIEQWGRSSSTTWKVSARE; this comes from the coding sequence ATGCCCACGCCAGCCCGCCGGGACGGCTCTGTCGCGAGCCCCTCGCTGTCCGAGACGCAAGCGCGGCTCCTCTCGTACCTCCGCGACCGGGTCGACGGAACCGCCTACCTGAAGGCCAAGTACGTCGCCGAGGAGCTCGACCTCTCCAGCAAGGAGGTCGGGATCAACATGGGCATCCTCGCCGACCGGGCCGACGACGTGACGATCGAACAGTGGGGCCGCTCGTCCAGTACGACCTGGAAGGTCAG